A window of the Helianthus annuus cultivar XRQ/B chromosome 4, HanXRQr2.0-SUNRISE, whole genome shotgun sequence genome harbors these coding sequences:
- the LOC110937689 gene encoding probable methyltransferase PMT13, which produces MAHLDLTSSKHQIRRWRFLDLVSLIFFAAIVLFFLLVLTPFGDSIAISGSQAIVTSATGATRRHHLIALIDAGRNLTVPPCSADAVDYMPCEDPNRNRLLSRDMNFYRERHCPVPEERQLCLIPPPDGYNIPIQWPASLYKIWHENMPYNKLADRKGHQGWMKKEGPHFIFPGGGTMFPDGAVKYIEQLEHYIPISGGVLRTVLDMGCGVASFGGYLLAEDLLTLSFAPRDSHKSQIQFALERGIPAFVLMLGTRRLPFPAFSFDLIHCSRCLIPFTAYNATYFMEVDRLLRPGGYLVISGPPVQWHGLKKEWQDLQAVAKALCYESVVVDKNTAIWKKPVDDSCLEAQNEHGLKLCHKSDDPSSAWYVKLKKCVSRPSSVNGKLAVGEIPKWPLRLTKTPSRAGLIKNGNDGFETDTRLWERRVSYYKKTLNLKLGTEAVRNVMDMNAYFGGFAAALISDPVWVMNVVPQNKQLTLGVIFDRGLIGVYHDWCEPFSSYPRTYDFIHMCSVESLIQDSVTRKNRCNVVDVMVEIDRLLRPEGTVVIRDSPEMIKRIDHVARSLRWESTIHDTEPESNRNEQVLVATKILWTLPSSSH; this is translated from the exons ATGGCCCATCTCGATCTCACATCCTCTAAGCACCAAATCCGACGATGGCGTTTTCTAGACTTGGTATCTCTCATCTTCTTCGCTGCAATTGTTCTCTTCTTCCTTCTCGTTCTCACCCCGTTCGGAGACTCCATCGCCATCTCCGGCAGCCAAGCTATTGTCACATCCGCCACCGGTGCCACACGCCGCCACCACCTCATTGCCCTCATTGATGCCGGACGAAACCTCACGGTTCCACCGTGTTCCGCCGATGCAGTTGATTACATGCCCTGTGAAGATCCCAACAGGAACCGGTTGCTCAGCAG GGATATGAATTTTTACCGGGAACGACATTGCCCGGTGCCGGAGGAGCGGCAGTTGTGTTTGATTCCTCCGCCGGATGGGTATAATATTCCGATTCAGTGGCCTGCTAGTTTGTATAAG ATATGGCATGAAAATATGCCGTATAATAAATTAGCCGACCGAAAGGGTCATCAAGGTTGGATGAAAAAAGAGGGCCCGCACTTCATATTTCCTGGGGGTGGCACTATGTTCCCTGATGGAGCCGTAAAATATATCGAGCAACTCGAACATTATATTCCTATTTCTGGTGGTGTTCTGAGAACGGTTCTTGATATGGGATGTGGG GTTGCTAGTTTTGGCGGGTATTTACTGGCTGAAGACCTTTTAACACTCTCGTTTGCTCCAAGAGATTCGCACAAATCACAAATACAATTTGCTTTGGAAAGAGGAATACCGGCATTTGTTTTAATGCTCGGCACTCGTCGACTTCCATTTCCCGCCTTCTCATTCGACTTAATCCATTGCTCTCGTTGCTTGATACCGTTTACAGCATACA ATGCTACATATTTTATGGAGGTTGATAGATTACTACGGCCCGGAGGGTACCTAGTAATATCGGGCCCACCGGTTCAGTGGCACGGACTTAAAAAAGAATGGCAAGATTTACAAGCAGTGGCGAAAGCATTATGCTATGAGTCGGTTGTTGTTGATAAGAACACTGCCATCTGGAAAAAGCCCGTCGATGATTCATGTCTTGAGGCCCAAAACGAACATGGGCTCAAATTATGTCATAAGTCTGATGACCCTAGTTCTGCATG GTATGTTAAGTTGAAGAAATGTGTGAGCCGACCGTCGTCTGTAAACGGGAAACTTGCGGTTGGTGAAATTCCGAAATGGCCCCTAAGATTAACGAAAACGCCATCACGGGCCGGATTAATCAAAAATGGAAATGACGGGTTTGAAACGGATACACGGCTATGGGAAAGGAGGGTTTCTTACTACAAAAAAACATTGAATTTGAAGCTCGGGACTGAAGCAGTAAGAAATGTGATGGATATGAATGCGTATTTTGGTGGGTTTGCTGCTGCATTGATTTCCGATCCTGTGTGGGTCATGAATGTTGTTCCGCAGAATAAGCAATTGACGTTAGGTGTGATCTTCGATAGGGGCCTTATCGGCGTTTATCATGATTG GTGTGAGCCTTTTTCAAGTTACCCCCGGACTTACGATTTTATCCATATGTGTTCGGTTGAGTCACTCATACAGGATTCAGTCACCCGAAAGAATAG atgtAATGTTGTAGATGTGATGGTTGAAATAGACCGGTTATTACGGCCTGAAGGAACAGTAGTGATTCGCGATTCACCTGAAATGATTAAAAGAATCGATCATGTTGCTCGTTCCTTAAGATGGGAATCGACGATACACGATACAGAACCAGAATCAAACAGGAATGAACAAGTTCTAGTTGCTACAAAAATACTTTGGACATTACCTTCATCTTCCCATTGA
- the LOC110937688 gene encoding probable methyltransferase PMT15, giving the protein MLQFSSMASNRFPTYFTSLRMNKRTIFFMSFVTVLCSCSYLIGNLKLSTTTTEFRRYTSCTINATTTAAAVKTQTTLDFHPHHLADDLPHAPPAARLNRFPPCLYKFSEYTPCQDVDRSLKFDREMLVYRERHCPEKEEVLLCRIPAPYGYRQPFRWPESRDAAWYANVPHKHLTLEKAGQNWVRFKGDRFSFPGGGTMFPNGAGAYINDIGKLINLRDGSIRTAIDTGCGVASFGAYLLSRNILTMSFAPKDTHIAQVQFALERGVPALIGILASIRLPYPSRAFDMAHCSRCLIPWGQYDGLYLIEVDRILRPGGYWILSGPPINWEKRWRGWDKSREQFKAEQDKIEGVAKSLCWKKLIQKDDIAIWQKPSNHAHCKITRKIFKKPQFCQNQDPDMAWYTKMEPCLTQLPDVSNIRETSGGGPVAKWPDRLTSTPPRIISHDVGDITEEIFKTDTDLWKKRVSRYKSLDQQLAEKGRYRNLLDMNSYLGGFAAALVLDNDPVWVMNIVPVEANVNTLGVIYERGLIGTYQNWCEAMSTYPRTYDFIHGDSIFTLYKDKCEMEDILLEMDRILRPQGSVIIRDDVDLLVNAKNIADELEWETRLVDHEEGPLEREKLLIATKRYWTAADPSHNQ; this is encoded by the exons ATGTTACAGTTTTCATCTATGGCATCCAACAGATTTCCAACGTATTTCACTAGTTTAAGGATGAACAAAAGAACCATATTCTTCATGTCTTTCGTTACAGTCTTATGTTCTTGTTCCTACCTTATCGGAAACCTTAAACTCTCCACCACAACCACCGAATTCCGCCGTTACACTTCTTGTACCAtcaacgccaccaccaccgccgccgccgtcAAAACCCAAACCACCCTCGATTTCCACCCCCACCACCTCGCCGATGACCTACCCCACGCGCCACCAGCGGCGCGTTTAAACCGGTTCCCACCCTGTTTATACAAATTCAGTGAGTACACTCCTTGTCAGGACGTTGACCGGTCGTTGAAGTTTGACCGTGAGATGTTGGTGTATAGAGAGAGGCACTGTCCGGAGAAAGAGGAGGTGTTGTTGTGTAGAATACCGGCTCCGTATGGTTACCGGCAACCGTTCCGGTGGCCGGAAAGCCGTGACGCCGCGTGGTATGCTAACGTGCCGCATAAGCATTTGACTTTGGAAAAAGCTGGTCAAAATTGGGTGCGGTTTAAGGGTGACCGGTTTAGTTTTCCTGGCGGCGGTACTATGTTTCCTAACGGTGCCGGCGCGTATATTAACGACATCGGGAAGTTGATTAATCTCCGGGATGGTTCGATTAGGACCGCCATTGATACCGGTTGTGGG GTGGCTAGTTTTGGGGCTTACCTTTTATCAAGGAACATTTTAACAATGTCATTTGCACCGAAAGACACTCACATAGCCCAAGTACAATTCGCACTTGAACGTGGAGTTCCTGCTTTGATTGGCATCCTTGCTTCTATTCGATTACCTTACCCATCTCGAGCATTTGACATGGCTCATTGTTCTCGATGCCTCATCCCATGGGGGCAATATG ATGGTTTGTATTTGATTGAAGTTGATAGAATTTTACGCCCAGGAGGATATTGGATCCTCTCGGGCCCACCTATAAACTGGGAGAAGCGTTGGAGAGGTTGGGACAAATCGAGGGAACAATTCAAAGCGGAACAAGATAAGATTGAAGGAGTGGCGAAAAGCTTGTGTTGGAAAAAGTTAATTCAAAAGGATGATATTGCCATTTGGCAAAAACCTTCTAATCATGCTCATTGCAAAATCACTCGTAAAATCTTCAAGAAACCGCAATTTTGTCAAAATCAAGATCCTGATATGGCATG GTACACTAAAATGGAGCCATGTTTGACTCAACTACCAGATGTTTCCAACATTAGGGAAACATCTGGGGGAGGGCCAGTTGCAAAATGGCCCGATAGGTTGACATCAACCCCACCAAGAATCATTAGTCACGATGTTGGAGACATTACAGAAGAAATATTTAAAACCGATACAGATCTTTGGAAGAAGAGGGTATCACGTTACAAATCACTAGACCAACAATTGGCAGAGAAAGGACGGTATCGCAACTTGCTAGATATGAATTCTTACTTGGGAGGTTTTGCCGCCGCACTTGTCCTCGACAATGACCCAGTGTGGGTCATGAACATTGTACCCGTTGAGGCGAACGTGAACACTCTTGGAGTTATATATGAGCGGGGTCTGATTGGAACATATCAAAATTG GTGCGAGGCAATGTCTACGTATCCAAGAACATACGATTTCATTCACGGAGACTCGATTTTTACTCTATATAAAGACAA ATGTGAAATGGAAGACATACTATTGGAAATGGACAGGATTTTAAGACCACAGGGAAGTGTAATAATTCGAGACGATGTTGACTTATTGGTCAATGCGAAGAACATTGCCGATGAACTCGAGTGGGAAACCAGATTGGTTGATCATGAAGAAGGGCCGCTTGAGCGAGAAAAACTACTCATCGCTACGAAGCGATATTGGACAGCCGCGGACCCTAGCCATAATCAATAA